One Primulina huaijiensis isolate GDHJ02 chromosome 5, ASM1229523v2, whole genome shotgun sequence DNA segment encodes these proteins:
- the LOC140976154 gene encoding probable galacturonosyltransferase 9 — protein sequence MAVVVRGVRVGSGGGSGIRSFFSYRIFVSAMFTLLFLATLSVLFTSHPSHDEAIMETTGNAYVKRTFLAWQSDPLKTRLDLIQNQANNHVALVNAYAAYARKLKLEISKQLKMFDDLANNFSELQLNPKYVTALFESNGPIDEDILRQFEKEVKDRVKVARLMIVESKESYDNQLKIQKLKDTIFAVKELLVKAKKNGAFTSLVSAKSTPKSLHCLAMRLVEERISHPEKYKDEEPKPEFEDPSLYHYAIFSDNVIAISVVVNSVVKNADEPWKHVFHIVTDRMNFAATKVWFKMRPIQGGAHIEINAVDTFEFLTPSYAPVLRQLESTNLQKFYFETRAENTTKDMSSMKYRNPKYLSMLNHLRFYLPELYPKLHKILFLDDDVVVQKDLTTLWKIDMDGKVNGAVETCFGSFRRFSEYLNFSHPLIKEKFNPRACAWAFGMNMFDLDAWRREKCTDEYHYWQNLNEDLALWKLGTLPVGLLTFYSTTKSFDKAWHVLGLGINPSISMDEINKAAVIHFSGDMKPWLDIAMNHYKHLWTKYVDNEMEFLQMCNFGM from the exons ATGGCGGTTGTGGTCCGCGGTGTTCGGGTTGGATCTGGCGGTGGATCCGGAATTCGAAGCTTTTTCAGCTACCGGATCTTTGTTTCCGCCATGTTTACGCTCCTGTTCCTCGCCACTCTCTCCGTGCTGTTCACATCTCATCCCTCCCACGACGAAGCC ATTATGGAGACAACAGGAAATGCATATGTAAAACGAACTTTTCTAGCATGGCAGTCTGATCCACTGAAGACAAGGCTGGATTTGATACAAAATCAAGCAAATAATCATGTTGCATTGGTGAATGCATATGCTGCTTATGCTAGGAAGTTAAAACTTGAGATATCCAAGCAGCTTAAGATGTTTGATGATTTAGCTAATAATTTCTCGGAACTTCAATTGAATCCAAAGTATGTCACGGCATTGTTCGAATCCAATGGGCCAATTGATGAGGATATTTTGAGGCAATTTGAAAAGGAGGTTAAAGATAGAGTTAAGGTAGCTAGGTTAATGATTGTTGAGTCAAAGGAGTCatatgacaatcagttaaaaattcagaaattgaAAGATACAATATTTGCTGTGAAGGAGTTGCTGGTGAAGGCCAAGAAAAATGGGGCTTTTACTAGCTTGGTTTCTGCAAAATCGACTCCCAAGAGTTTGCATTGTCTTGCCATGCGGCTTGTGGAGGAGAGAATTTCACATCCTGAGAAGTACAAGGATGAAGAGCCCAAGCCTGAGTTTGAAGACCCGAGTTTATACCATTATGCGATTTTTTCGGATAATGTGATTGCAATATCTGTTGTGGTTAACTCTGTTGTTAAGAATGCAGATGAGCCATGGAAACATGTTTTTCATATTGTTACCGATAGGATGAATTTTGCTGCGACAAAGGTTTGGTTTAAGATGAGGCCAATTCAAGGGGGAGCCCATATTGAGATCAATGCAGTGGACACTTTTGAGTTCTTAACACCCTCATATGCACCAGTACTCAGACAACTTGAATCCACAAATCTGCAGAAGTTCTACTTCGAAACCAGGGCAGAGAATACCACTAAAGATATGAGCAGCATGAAGTATAGAAACCCAAAGTATTTATCAATGCTCAATCATCTACGATTCTACTTGCCTGAACTTTATCCAAAACTGCATAAGATTCTTTTTCTGGATGATGACGTCGTAGTTCAGAAGGATTTGACTACTTTATGGAAAATTGATATGGATGGAAAGGTGAACGGTGCAGTTGAGACATGCTTTGGTTCTTTCCGACGCTTTTCTGAGTATTTAAACTTTTCTCATCCTCTGATCAAGGAGAAGTTTAATCCCAGGGCTTGTGCCTGGGCATTTGGCATGAACATGTTTGACCTAGATGCTTGGCGTCGAGAGAAATGCACCGATGAATACCATTATTGGCAAAATTTG AATGAGGACCTTGCATTATGGAAATTGGGAACATTACCTGTAGGGCTTCTAACTTTTTACTCTACTACCAAATCATTCGATAAAGCATGGCACGTCCTGGGTCTTGGGATCAATCCGAGTATAAGTATGGATGAAATCAACAAAGCTGCTGTAATTCATTTCAGTGGAGACATGAAGCCTTGGCTGGACATTGCCATGAACCATTACAAACATCTGTGGACAAAGTATGTCGATAATGAAATGGAATTTCTTCAGATGTGCAATTTTGGAATGTAA